A DNA window from Peromyscus leucopus breed LL Stock chromosome 3, UCI_PerLeu_2.1, whole genome shotgun sequence contains the following coding sequences:
- the Paxip1 gene encoding PAX-interacting protein 1: MSEPAPEVPEDLFREVKYYAVGDIDPQVIRLLKAGKAKEVSYNALASHIISEDGDNPEVGEAREVFDLPVVKPSWVTLSVQCGALLPVNGFSPESCQIFFGLTACLSQVSSEDRSALWALITFHGGNCQLNLNKKCTHLIVPEPKGEKYERAVKRASIKIVTPDWVLDCVSEKSRKDEAFYHPRLIIYEEEEEEEEEEEGDNEEQDSQNEGSTEEKSSAASSPEASPADQPFSPKPRAEVSKGELMFDDSSDSSPEKQERSLNWAPAEAPPLTTAQRRLPQGKGPGLINLCANVPPVPGDILPPDIRGNLMAAGQNLQSSERSEMLGTWSPAVRTLRNITNNADIQQISRPSNVAHILQSLSAPTKNLEQQVAHGQQGHPTASAVLFGQSKGAPETHMLQQHHPPQQPPQQHPVLHLQPQIMQLQQQQQQQQQQQQQQPQPYPQPPSHQFPQQVHQHQFSQQQLQFPQQPLHPQQLHRPQQQLQSFQQQHALQQQLHQLQQQQLQQHQLAQLQQQQQQQQQQQQQHNLLQQQHQQQQLHRLHQQQQQQQQQQQQQQMQNQATHLSQTSQALQHQVPPQQPLQLPLQPPPQQQQQQQQQQQQQQQQLFGHDPAVEIPEEGFLLGCVFAIADYPEQMSDKQLLATWKRIIQAHGGTVDPTFTSRCTHLLCESQVSSMYAQALRERKRCVTAHWLNTVLKKKKLVPPHRALHFPVAFPPGGKPCSQHIISVTGFVDNDRDDLKLMAYLAGAKYTGYLCRSNTVLICKEPSGLKYEKAKEWRIPCVNAQWLGDILLGNLEALRQVQYGRYTAFNLPDPFAPTPHLVLSLLDAWRVPVKVTAELLMGVRLPPKLKPNEVANIQPSSKRARIEDLPPPTKKLTPELTPYVLFTGFEPVQVQQYIKKLYILGGEVAESTKKCTHLIASKVTRTVKFLTAISVVKHIVTPEWLEECFKCQKFIDEQNYILRDAEAEVLFSFSLEESLKRAHVSPLFKTKYFYITPGICPSLATMKAIVECAGGKVLAKQPSFRKLMEHRQNKSLSEIILISCENDLHLCREYFARGIDVHNAEFVLTGVLTQTLDYESYKFN, from the exons GTGTCGTCTGAGGACAGAAGTGCCCTGTGGGCCTTGATTACTTTCCACGGGGGCAATTGCCAGCTGAACCTCAACAAGAAGTGCACACATTTGATTGTTCCAGAGCCAAAGGGG GAGAAATACGAGCGTGCAGTCAAGAGGGCGAGTATCAAGATTGTCACCCCTGACTGGGTCCTGGACTGTGTGTCTGAGAAGAGCAGGAAGGATGAGGCCTTCTACCATCCTCGTCTGATCAtctatgaggaggaggaggaggaggaggaagaggaagagggagacaacGAAGAGCAGGACTCTCAGAACGAGGGCAGCACTGAGGAGAAGTCGAGTGCGGCCAGCTCTCCAGAAGCCTCTCCTGCTGACCAGCCCTTCTCTCCCAAGCCCAGGGCCGAGGTGTCTAAAGGGGAGTTGATGTTCGATGACTCTTCTGATTCATCCCCTGAAAAGCAGGAGCGGAGCTTGAACTGGGCCCCTGCTGAAGCCCCACCACTCACCACGGCCCAGCGCAGGCTGCCTCAGGGAAAAGGGCCAGGACTTATTAACCTGTGTGCCAATGTCCCACCTGTCCCCGGGGACATCCTGCCTCCTGACATTCGGGGTAACTTGATGGCTGCTGGACAAAACCTCCAGAGTTCCGAGCGATCAGAAATGCTAGGGACCTGGAGCCCAGCTGTCCGGACATTGCGAAACATCACGAACAACGCCGACATCCAGCAGATCAGCCGACCGTCCAATGTTGCACAC atcttACAGTCCCTTTCAGCACCCACAAAAAACCTAGAGCAGCAGGTGGCGCATGGCCAACAGGGACACCCCACTGCCAGTGCTGTGCTATTTGGCCAGTCTAAAGGCGCTCCCGAGACACACATGTTGCAACAGCACCATCCTCCCCAGCAGCCACCTCAGCAACACCCAGTCCTGCATCTTCAGCCCCAGATCATgcagctccagcagcagcagcagcaacaacagcaacagcaacagcaacagccaCAGCCTTACCCCCAGCCGCCATCACATCAGTTCCCTCAGCAAGTCCATCAGCATCAGTTTTCTCAGCAGCAGCTCCAGTTTCCACAGCAACCATTACACCCTCAGCAGCTGCATCGCCCTCAACAGCAGCTGCAGTCATTTCAGCAGCAGCATGCCCTGCAGCAGCAGCTCCatcagctgcagcagcagcagctccaacAACACCAGTTAGCACAgctccagcagcagcaacagcagcagcagcagcagcagcaacagcacaaccttctccagcagcagcaccagcagcagcagctccatcGCCTGcaccagcagcaacagcagcagcagcaacaacagcagcagcagcagatgcaGAATCAAGCAACACACTTGAGCCAAACATCCCAGGCACTACAGCACCAGGTTccaccccagcagcccctgcagctGCCCCTGCAGCCCCCacctcagcagcagcaacagcagcagcaacagcagcagcaacagcagcagcagctttttGGACATGATCCGGCAGTGGAGA TTCCAGAAGAAGGCTTCTTGCTAGGATGTGTGTTTGCAATTGCGGACTATCCAGAGCAGATGTCGGATAAGCAGCTGCTGGCCACCTGGAAAAGG ATAATCCAGGCACATGGAGGCACTGTGGACCCCACATTCACAAGCCGATGCACACACCTTCTCTGTGAGAGCCAAGTCAGTAGTATGTATGCCCAG GCCCTCCGGGAGAGGAAGCGGTGTGTCACTGCGCACTGGCTCAACACAGtcctgaagaagaagaagctggtgCCACCCCATCGAGCTCTGCATTTCCCCGTGGCCTTCCCACCTGGGGGCAAACCCTGTTCACAGCAT ATTATCTCTGTGACTGGATTTGTTGACAATGACAGAGATGACCTGAAGTTAATGGCGTACCTGGCAGGTGCCAAGTACACGGGGTACCTGTGCCGCAGCAACACGGTCCTCATCTGTAAAGA ACCAAGCGGTTTGAAGTACGAGAAGGCCAAAGAGTGGCGGATCCCGTGTGTGAATGCGCAGTGGCTGGGGGACATCCTGCTGGGGAACTTGGAGGCCCTGCGGCAGGTGCAGTATGGCCGCTACACCGCCTTCAACCTGCCGGACCCCTTTGCGCCCACTCCGCACCTCGTCTTGAGTCTTTTAG ATGCGTGGAGGGTCCCAGTGAAGGTAACTGCGGAGCTCTTGATG GGTGTAAGATTACCCCCTAAGCTGAAGCCAAATGAGGTTGCCAACATCCAGCCTTCTTCTAAAAGAGCCAG AATCGAAGACCTGCCACCTCCCACTAAGAAGCTGACTCCGGAGCTGACGCCCTATGTGCTCTTCACTGGATTTGAACCTGTTCAAGTTCAGCAGTACATTAAG AAGCTGTACATCCTGGGTGGGGAAGTTGCTGAGTCCACAAAGAAGTGTACCCACCTCATCGCCAGCAAGGTGACTCGCACCGTGAAGTTCCTGACGGCCATCTCTGTGGTGAAGCACATCGTGACTCCGGAGTGGCTGGAGGAGTGCTTCAAGTGCCAGAAGTTCATTG ATGAGCAGAACTATATCCTGcgagatgctgaggcagaagtGCTCTTTTCTTTCAGTCTGGAAGAGTCCTTAAAGCGAGCCCACGTTTCTCCCCTCTTTAAG ACCAAGTATTTCTACATCACCCCTGGCATCTGCCCGAGCCTCGCAACGATGAAGGCCATTGTAGAGTGCGCCGGGGGGAAGGTGTTAGCCAAGCAGCCGTCCTTCCGCAAGCTCATGGAGCACAGGCAGAATAAG aGTCTGTCAGAGATCATTCTAATATCCTGTGAGAATGACCTGCACTTATGTCGAGAGTACTTTGCCAGAGGAATAG ATGTGCACAATGCGGAGTTTGTTCTGACTGGAGTGCTCACACAGACACTGGACTACGAATC ATATAAATTTAACTGA